One Deltaproteobacteria bacterium genomic window carries:
- a CDS encoding DRTGG domain-containing protein, translated as MDLESIVKALNLKIRSGEDKLKTEIQGGYTGDLLSDVMGNSKEGDIWITRQVHQNIVAVASLKEHAGIILVQDIEPAKDTLEKAIKEGIPIMISDLSAFEVTGRIYDLIKKTD; from the coding sequence GTGGATTTAGAATCTATCGTCAAAGCCTTGAATCTTAAAATAAGATCCGGCGAAGACAAGCTGAAAACGGAAATACAGGGCGGATACACAGGAGATTTATTGAGTGATGTCATGGGAAACAGCAAGGAAGGTGACATCTGGATCACCCGTCAGGTCCATCAGAACATCGTTGCCGTTGCCAGCCTTAAAGAACATGCCGGAATCATTCTCGTTCAGGACATTGAGCCGGCAAAGGATACTCTTGAGAAAGCAATAAAAGAAGGTATTCCGATAATGATATCAGATCTCTCTGCTTTTGAGGTCACCGGCAGGATATACGACTTAATTAAAAAAACGGATTAA
- a CDS encoding ATP-binding protein encodes MDDKPLYEGSFTVVGGNFDNAGAVASNIKAILKKMGLAIDIVRKAALVAYESEINIVAYARKGMIRLRVVPDCIMIEAIDEGQGIPDIDLAMQPGWSTANQKIREMGFGAGMGLCNIKSFSDNFHISSETGKGTHLKMIIKTNCTS; translated from the coding sequence GTGGATGATAAACCATTATATGAAGGAAGTTTTACTGTCGTCGGCGGCAATTTTGACAATGCCGGGGCGGTAGCAAGCAATATTAAAGCGATCCTGAAGAAAATGGGTCTTGCCATTGATATCGTCAGGAAAGCCGCCCTCGTTGCTTATGAATCTGAAATCAATATAGTTGCTTATGCAAGAAAAGGAATGATTCGTCTCCGCGTCGTGCCCGATTGTATTATGATAGAGGCTATCGATGAGGGTCAGGGGATTCCCGATATTGATCTTGCCATGCAGCCCGGATGGTCAACAGCGAATCAGAAAATCAGGGAAATGGGATTTGGTGCGGGAATGGGACTGTGCAATATAAAAAGTTTTTCCGATAATTTTCACATTTCATCCGAAACTGGTAAGGGAACACATCTGAAAATGATTATTAAAACAAATTGTACCTCTTGA
- a CDS encoding DRTGG domain-containing protein produces the protein MKLHEIKDLLEAEVIIGENQLDMEVKTAFVADLMSDVLAFATAESLLITGLTNPQVVRTADVLDIAAIIMGRGKRPSPETFQLAEELNIPILTTKYILFEIAGRLYAKGIKGCIEKVGGK, from the coding sequence TTGAAGCTCCATGAGATAAAAGATCTTCTTGAAGCGGAAGTCATCATCGGTGAAAACCAGTTAGATATGGAAGTAAAGACGGCTTTCGTCGCCGACCTGATGAGTGATGTCCTTGCCTTTGCAACAGCAGAAAGTCTTTTAATTACGGGGTTAACAAATCCGCAGGTTGTAAGAACAGCAGATGTGCTTGATATCGCTGCTATTATTATGGGTCGAGGGAAAAGGCCTTCCCCGGAAACATTCCAATTAGCGGAGGAATTGAATATCCCCATTCTTACAACGAAGTACATCCTTTTTGAAATCGCAGGACGTTTATATGCAAAAGGGATTAAAGGTTGTATAGAAAAAGTGGGGGGTAAGTAA